A stretch of DNA from Deltaproteobacteria bacterium GWC2_65_14:
ATAGATCAGAAACAGGATGATGATCAGCCCGAAGATCCCCTGCTCGAAGGAGATCGCAAGCCTCGCGATGCTCGGGTAATCGGCGGCCATCATATCCGTCATCGTAGAAACGAGTTTCGGAAGAAGGATCATGAACACCGCGCCGAAGATCGAGCCGATGATGCTCCCCAGGCCCCCGATAATGACCATGGCGAGGTAGACGACCGACACCCCGATGTTGAAATGCTCCGAGGCCACATATTTCACGGAGTGGCCGAACAGCGCCCCCGCAACCCCGGCATAGAACGACGAGATCCCGAAGGAGATGAGCCGGTACTTGAACAGGTTGATCCCCATGATCTCCGCGGAGATGTAGTGGTCCCGGACCGCCATGAAGGCCCGCCCGGTCCGCGTCCGCATCAGGTTCGCCGCGAACAGGATCATCAGCACCGCGATGACGAGCACGATGTAATAGTAGGAGCGGTCCGTGGAGAATGTGTACCCCGCGATCGAGGGGCGAGGAACCAAAAGTCCGTGGCTCCCGCCGGTCACCGGCTCCCACCGGACGAAGACCCATTCGAGGATGAACTGGGAGGCCAGCGTCGCGATCGCGAGATAGAGCCCCTTCAGCCGCAGGGAGGGGATCCCGAACACCATCCCCGCCATCGCGGTGACGAACCCCGCGGCGGGTACCCCGACCCAGAAGGAGAGCCCCATCTTCGCGGTGACGTAGGCGGAGGTGTAGGCCCCCACCCCGAGAAAGGCCCCCTGCCCGAGCGAGATCTGCCCCGTGTAGCCGGTCAGGATGTTCAGCCCCACCGCCCCGATCGAGGCGATCAGGATCTGGAGCGCGATCCAGAGGTACTCCCCCTTGATCATGTAGGGAAGGACGAGGAGAAACAGGAGGAACACCGGAATGCAGATCTTGAGGAACGGAGTCTTGAAGATCTCCATGTCCTTCTGGTAGGTGGTCCGGAAGTCCCCGCAGTACTGCATGCCGGATTCTCCTTGTGCGTCCGCTGCCGGCCCTTTAGACCCGCTCGATCTCCTTCGTCCCGAAGAGCCCGTACGGCTTGATCATCAGGATGATGACCAGGAAGATGTAGGGAGCCACCTCCTTCACCCCGCTCAGGTTCAGGTAGGCCTTGCAGAACCCGTCGGAGAGGTTCTCGAGGACCCCGATGATCATCCCCCCAAGCGCCGCCCCCAGGATCGAGTCGAGCCCCCCGAGGATGGTGGCCGGGAAGACCTTCAGCCCGAAGTGATAGAGGGAGCTGTTGATCCCGTTGATGTTTCCGATCAGCACCCCGCCGATGCCGGACACGACCGCCGAGATCACCCAGGAGAGGGCGAAGATATGCTTCACCGAGATCCCCATCGACTGGGCGACCTGCTGGTTGAAGGCGGTCGCCCGCATGGCGACCCCCGCCTTGGAGTACTTGAAGAATGCGGAAAAGACCCCGAGGAGGACCACGGAGAGGATGAAGCACCAGACGAACTCCAGCGAGATCGGCAGTCCCGCGATCTCGATCATCTCCTGGGGGAAGAGCTTCGGCTCATAGACGAGGATCTCGGTTCCCCAGACGGCCGAGACGAGCGACCGGAACACCAGGGAGAGGGCGATGGTGACCATGATGATGGAGATGATCGGCTCCCCGATCATCGGCCGCAGGATCATCCGCTCCACCAGGACCGCCAGCACCATCGCGAACAGGATGGTGAGCAGCAGGGCCGCCCAGAACGGCACGTGCATCTGCACCAGGAAGGCGTAGCAGACGTAGGCGCCGACCATCAACAGCTCCCCCTGCGCGAAGTTCACGACCCGGGTCGCCTTGTAGATGATGACGAACCCCAGGGCGACCGCCGAATAGATGCTGCCGATGACCAGCCCGCTGATGACCAGCTGCAGGAAATACTGGAACGACATCGCTTCCCCCTAGATGTTCCGGACGGCGAGCGTCGTCTTGATCCGCGACGTCTTCCCGTCCTGGTATTTGATCACGGCGTCGATCGGGATCCGGTCCTCCCCCGTGTACATCCCCTCGATCAC
This window harbors:
- a CDS encoding ABC transporter permease; this translates as MQYCGDFRTTYQKDMEIFKTPFLKICIPVFLLFLLVLPYMIKGEYLWIALQILIASIGAVGLNILTGYTGQISLGQGAFLGVGAYTSAYVTAKMGLSFWVGVPAAGFVTAMAGMVFGIPSLRLKGLYLAIATLASQFILEWVFVRWEPVTGGSHGLLVPRPSIAGYTFSTDRSYYYIVLVIAVLMILFAANLMRTRTGRAFMAVRDHYISAEIMGINLFKYRLISFGISSFYAGVAGALFGHSVKYVASEHFNIGVSVVYLAMVIIGGLGSIIGSIFGAVFMILLPKLVSTMTDMMAADYPSIARLAISFEQGIFGLIIILFLIYEPDGLAHRWKQVKGYWKLYPFSY
- a CDS encoding ABC transporter permease → MSFQYFLQLVISGLVIGSIYSAVALGFVIIYKATRVVNFAQGELLMVGAYVCYAFLVQMHVPFWAALLLTILFAMVLAVLVERMILRPMIGEPIISIIMVTIALSLVFRSLVSAVWGTEILVYEPKLFPQEMIEIAGLPISLEFVWCFILSVVLLGVFSAFFKYSKAGVAMRATAFNQQVAQSMGISVKHIFALSWVISAVVSGIGGVLIGNINGINSSLYHFGLKVFPATILGGLDSILGAALGGMIIGVLENLSDGFCKAYLNLSGVKEVAPYIFLVIILMIKPYGLFGTKEIERV